The Archocentrus centrarchus isolate MPI-CPG fArcCen1 chromosome 7, fArcCen1, whole genome shotgun sequence genome window below encodes:
- the lzic gene encoding protein LZIC, with protein sequence MASRGKTETSKLRQNMEEQLDRLMQQLQDLEECREELDEEEYEETKKETLEQLGEFNDSLKKIMSGDMTLVDELSGMQLAIQAAISQAFKTPEVIRLFAKKQPGQLRTRLGEMDRDVMVGKLSRDVYTQQKMEILTALRKLGEKLTPEDETFLTENATATLSQFEKVTANPGSEDKIMALASSGVKTKS encoded by the exons ATGGCCTCTCGAGGGAAAACAGAAACGAGCAAACTGAGGCAGAATATGGAGGAACAACTTGACAGATTAATGCAgcagcttcaggacctggagGAATGCAG AGAAGAACTGGATGAGGAAGAGTATGAAGAGACAAAGAAGGAAACTTTGGAGCAGCTGGGTGAATTCAATGACTCCTTAAAGAAAATAATGTCAGGAGACATGACACTTGTGGATGAACTCAGTGGGATGCAGCTG GCGATCCAGGCTGCCATCAGCCAAGCCTTCAAAACCCCAGAGGTCATACGGCTTTTTGCTAAGAAGCAGCCGGGACAGCTGAGAACCAGACTGGGAGAG ATGGATCGGGATGTGATGGTGGGAAAACTGTCGCGGGACGTGTACACgcagcagaaaatggaaatCCTCACAGCCTTGAGAAAACTGGGGGAGAAG CTCACTCCAGAAGACGAGACTTTCCTCACTGAAAATGCCACAGCTACCCTGAGCCAGTTTGAAAAAGTGACTGCAAACCCAG GTTCCGAGGACAAAATAATGGCTTTAGCTAGCTCTGGTGTGAAAACCAAGTCCTAG
- the LOC115783735 gene encoding nicotinamide/nicotinic acid mononucleotide adenylyltransferase 1-like: protein MLLCGADVLESFGIPNMWKQDDIAEIVGCHGLVCITRSDSNPDKFIHQSDLLWKYRKNIHIVHEWVTNDMSATHVRRALRRGQSVRYLLPDSVIHYIKEHNLYSAESEQKNADVVLAPLQRYAGDSSS from the coding sequence ATGTTGCTGTGCGGAGCCGATGTCCTGGAATCCTTTGGCATTCCCAACATGTGGAAACAGGACGATATCGCCGAGATTGTCGGCTGCCACGGTTTGGTTTGCATCACCCGCAGCGACAGCAATCCGGACAAGTTCATCCACCAATCGGACCTGCTGTGGAAGTATCGCAAGAACATCCACATCGTCCATGAATGGGTGACCAACGACATGTCAGCCACTCACGTGCGGCGGGCGCTGCGTCGCGGTCAAAGCGTCAGATACTTGCTGCCAGACAGCGTCATTCACTACATTAAAGAGCACAATCTGTACAGCGCTGAAAGCGAGCAGAAAAATGCTGACGTGGTTCTGGCACCCCTCCAGAGATACGCGGGTGATTCTTCGAGCTGA
- the clstn1 gene encoding LOW QUALITY PROTEIN: calsyntenin-1 (The sequence of the model RefSeq protein was modified relative to this genomic sequence to represent the inferred CDS: inserted 2 bases in 1 codon; deleted 6 bases in 6 codons; substituted 4 bases at 4 genomic stop codons), whose amino-acid sequence MRFRGNKQFASAVGLVLGLLCAVEAAKVNKHKPWIETTYHGIVTENDDKVLLDPPLIALDKDAPLRYAESFEVTLTEEGEICGFRIHGQNVPFEAVVLDKSTGEGVIRAKDKLDCELQKEHTFTIQAYDCGEGPDGANMKKSHKATVHIQVNDINEYSPVFKEKSYKATVIEGKKYDSILKVEAVDADCSFQFSQICNYEIVTPDVPFTIDKDGFIKNTEKLSYGKERMYKLTVTAYDCGKNRASEDVLVKISVKPTCKPSWQGFSKRIEYEPGTGSLALFPSMHLETCDEPITSIRASIELETNHIGKGCDRDTYSEKSLHKLCGASSGTVELLPAPSSSTNWTVGLPTDNGHDSDQVFEFNGTQAIKVPNGMVSTSLKDPFTISVWMRHGPGAHEKETILCNSDKTEMNRHHYSLYVHNCRLIFLLRQDPSEAENYKPAEFHWKLDQVCDKEWHHYVLNVEFPTVSLFVDGTTFEPFLVTEDYPMHASKIETQLTIGACWQENSGHDNDTETVSEHSSGGNARMAQFFRGNLAGLIIRSGKLENKKVIDCLYTCKEGLGVQLPEEVASAVKVEFNPNQSSLTVEGDDIDAFDKVMQHISYLNSRQFPTPGIRHLSISTTVKCFHEESCVTVPDAEGYVMVLQPENPXISLSGIDHFARSAAEFESQEGVTLFPELRIVSTITREVRAETESEAAEGADDDPTVQETVVSEEIMHNLDTCEVTVVGDELNGEHESLEVDMSQLQQRGLEMSSSNMGLVITGVNTMANXEQVLQLIRLXELAHEALFDRKFKLGLLXTHGRYISNDFNVEYGXAFVNVIHTASPVEHAKHAMVQPNFINPVHHASVDLSGHNLVNAHQASVVPSAATIVIVVCVSFLVFMIILGVFRIRAAHQRTMRDQENGKENEMDWDDSALTITVNPMETYEDQHSSEEEEEEEEESEDGEEEDDITTLESESSEDEEGGEPEDQQGASRQQQLEWDDSTLTY is encoded by the exons TTAATAAGCACAAACCATGGATCGAGACAACGTACCACGGGATCGTAACAGAAAATGATGACAAAGTTCTTCTGGACCCCCCTCTGATCGCGCTGGACAAGGATGCTCCTCTGCGCTATGCAG AGAGTTTTGAGGTGACCCTCACTGAAGAAG GTGAGATTTGCGGCTTCAGGATCCATGGGCAGAATGTCCCCTTTGAGGCAGTGGTCCTGGACAAGTCCACTGGAGAGGGGGTTATCAGGGCAAAGGACAAGCTGGACTGTGAGCTGCAGAAGGAGCACACCTTCACCATCCAAGCCTATGACTGTGGAGAGGGTCCTGATGGCGCCAACATGAAGAAGTCCCACAA GGCCACTGTCCACATCCAAGTGAACGACATCAATGAGTATTCTCCAGTGTTCAAGGAGAAATCCTACAAAGCCACCGTTATCGAGGGAAAGAAATACGACAGCATCCTGAAGGTGGAGGCAGTTGATGCCGACTGCTCGTTCCAGTTTAGCCAGATCTGCAACTACGAGATTGTGACCCCTGATGTGCCCTTCACCATCGACAAGGATG GCTTCATCaagaacacagaaaaactgAGCTACGGCAAAGAGCGCATGTATAAACTGACTGTGACCGCCTACGACTGCGGGAAGAACCGAGCCTCTGAGGACGTGCTGGTCAAGATCAGCGTCAAGCCCACCTGCAAACCCAGCTGGCAAG GCTTCAGTAAGAGGATTGAATATGAGCCTGGCACTGGTAGTTTGGCCCTTTTCCCCAGCATGCATTTGGAGACTTGTGATGAGCCAATCACCTCTATCCGAGCCAGTATTGAACTGGAAACCAACCATATTGGAAAGGGCTGTGACCGTGACACCTACTCAGAGAAGTCGCTGCATAAGTTGTGTG GAGCCAGTTCTGGCACTGTGGAGCTCCTTCCTGCTCCCAGCAGCTCTACCAACTGGACCGTAGGGCTGCCCACTGACAACGGGCACGACAGCGATCAGGTGTTTGAGTTTAACGGCACCCAGGCCATCAAGGTTCCTAATGGTATGGTGAGCACCAGCCTGAAGGACCCCTTCACCATTTCTGTGTGGATGAGACATGGCCCTGGGGCCCATGAGAAAGAGACCATCCTCTGCAACTCTGACAAGACAG AGATGAACAGACACCACTACTCGCTCTACGTCCACAACTGCAGGCTGATCTTTCTCCTACGCCAGGACCCATCTGAGGCAGAGAACTACAAACCCGCAGAGTTTCACTGGAAGCTTGACCAG GTGTGTGACAAAGAGTGGCAtcactacgtgctaaatgtggaATTCCCCACTGTTTCTCTATTTGTGGATGGGACCACCTTTGAGCCCTTCCTGGTTACGGAGGACTACCCGATGCACGCCTCCAAGATCGAAACTCAGCTCACCATTGGTGCCTGCTGGCAAG AAAACTCAGGACATGACAATGACACTGAGACAGTCTCTGAGCACAGTTCAG GTGGAAATGCTCGAATGGCTCAGTTTTTCCGGGGTAACCTAGCAGGGCTGATTATCCGCTCTGGCAAGCTGGAGAACAAGAAGGTGATCGACTGTTTGTACACCTGCAAAGAAGGACTGGGTGTGCAGCTGCCTGAGGAAGTAGCTTCAGCTGTCAAG GTGGAATTCAACCCCAACCAGTCCTCTCTGACCGTGGAAGGCGACGACATTGATGCCTTTGACAAGGTCATGCAGCACATCTCCTACTTAAACTCCCGCCAGTTCCCAACCCCTGGCATCAGACACCTGAGTATCTCCACCACCGTCAA ATGCTTCCATGAGGAGTCCTGTGTAACAGTGCCA GATGCTGAAGGTTATGTGATGGTGCTGCAGCCAGAAAACCC AATCAGCCTGAGCGGCATTGACCACTTCGCCCGCAGTGCAGCTGAATTT GAGAGCCAGGAAGGAGTGACTCTGTTCCCCGAGCTACGCATTGTGAGCACCATCACCCGAGAAGTGAGGGCCGAA ACAGAGTCTGAAGCTGCAGAGGGAGCTGACGATGACCCTACAG tccaAGAGACGGTGGTGTCAGAGGAAATCATGCACAACCTGGACACGTGTGAAGTGACTGTGGTGGGTGACGAGCTG AACGGGGAGCACGAGAGCCTTGAAGTGGACAtgtcccagctgcagcagcgcGGCTTG GAGATGAGCTCCTCCAACATGGGCCTCGTCATCAC AGGTGTGAACACCATGGCCAACTAGGAGCAGGTCCTGCAACTTATTCGGTTATAAGAACTGGCACACGAGGCTCTCTTTGACAGGAAGTTTAAACTGGGTCTGCTCTGAACTCATGGTCGCTACATCAGCAATGACTTTAATGTCGAGTATGGCTGAGCGTTT GTTAATGTAATCCACACAGCCAGTCCCGTGGAGCATGCCAAACATGCCATGGTGCAGCCCAACTTCATTAACCCCGTCCATCAtgcctctgtggatctgtctggtcACAACTTGGTCAACGCTCATCAGGCCTCAG TGGTTCCCAGTGCTGCCACCATCGTCATTGTGGTGTGCGTCAGCTTCCTGGTGTTCATGATCATCCTGGGCGTGTTCCGCATCCGAGCTGCACATCAGCGCACCATGAGGGACCAGGAAAATGGCAAGGAGAATGAGATGGACTGGGACGATTCAGCTCTCACCATCACTGTAAACCCCATGGAG ACATACGAGGACCAGCACAgcagcgaggaggaggaggaagaggaggaggagagcgaggacggagaggaagaagatgacaTCACGACGCTGGAGTCAGAGAGCAGCGAAGACGAGGAG GGCGGGGAGCCCGAGGACCAGCAGGGGgccagcagacagcagcagctggagtgGGACGACTCCACCCTCACCTACTAA